A genomic region of Gemmata massiliana contains the following coding sequences:
- a CDS encoding GNAT family N-acetyltransferase, with protein MANVKYFKRHRMELGLGHLLPQIELPTGFSWIAWDDSLLDRHAEVKFACFRNETDALVFPSLGSRTGCRDLMAAIRYRPEFCPQATWLLSGPDGLAGTVQGLFDENRFGGIQNLGVVPEYRGLRLGRALLLQALKGFLTVGVRRAFLEVTATNGPAVHTYRALGFRSCKTLYRAVELPHPDTVGVGL; from the coding sequence ATGGCGAACGTTAAATACTTCAAGCGACATCGGATGGAGCTAGGGCTGGGGCACCTGCTCCCACAAATCGAACTGCCGACCGGGTTTTCATGGATTGCCTGGGACGATTCGCTTTTGGACCGCCACGCAGAGGTGAAATTCGCGTGTTTTCGGAACGAAACGGACGCGCTCGTGTTTCCGAGCCTCGGTTCGCGGACGGGGTGCCGTGATCTGATGGCCGCGATCCGGTACCGCCCGGAGTTCTGCCCGCAGGCGACGTGGTTGCTCTCCGGTCCCGACGGCTTGGCTGGTACCGTACAAGGACTGTTCGATGAAAACCGCTTCGGCGGGATTCAGAACCTGGGTGTGGTGCCGGAGTACCGCGGATTGAGATTGGGCCGCGCGCTCTTATTGCAGGCACTGAAAGGGTTTCTGACGGTCGGGGTACGCCGGGCGTTCCTCGAAGTGACCGCGACCAACGGTCCAGCCGTCCACACGTACCGCGCGCTCGGGTTCCGGTCGTGTAAAACGCTCTACCGGGCCGTCGAATTGCCGCACCCGGACACGGTCGGCGTTGGGTTGTGA
- a CDS encoding M16 family metallopeptidase: protein MGQQVHQHTLPNGLVLLAERMDHVRSVAVNFLIPAGSAFDPDGQFGIATVLAEMLTRGAGDRDSRELSLALDNLGVDRSESAGIVNMRLGGSALARNLLPLLDIYADIILKPRLPEEELEPVQALSIQDIESLEDSPQGKVMVELHRRYYPAPLNKDRRGRSEDIEGLTIDAVRAHYQKFVRPNKAIIAVAGNIEWGALKARIEKLFGAWEPGNVPDVVPQSHQPKSEHLFKDSAQTQIAFAYPSVPIGHADYFAARAAEGVLSGGMSARLFTEVREKRGLCYSVGVRHESFRDRGSMIGYAGTGPDRAQETLDVTLSELRKLKAGVTVDEIDRVKAGLKSSLIMAEESTGARASSIAGDWYFLGRVRSFDEIQGAIDALTPAAVMAHLERHPVRDVALVTLGKNPLTISA from the coding sequence GTGGGACAACAGGTACACCAGCACACTTTGCCCAACGGACTGGTGCTGCTGGCGGAGCGCATGGACCACGTGCGCTCGGTGGCGGTTAACTTCCTGATCCCCGCGGGGTCCGCGTTCGACCCGGACGGTCAGTTCGGGATCGCGACTGTGTTGGCCGAGATGCTCACGCGCGGCGCCGGCGACCGGGATAGTCGCGAACTGTCCCTCGCGCTCGATAACCTTGGTGTCGACCGGAGCGAGAGCGCGGGCATCGTGAACATGCGGTTGGGCGGTTCCGCGCTCGCTCGCAACCTCCTGCCGCTCCTCGACATCTACGCTGACATCATTCTCAAACCGCGGCTGCCCGAAGAAGAACTCGAACCGGTGCAGGCGCTCTCGATTCAGGACATCGAGAGCCTCGAAGATTCGCCGCAAGGCAAGGTGATGGTCGAGTTGCATCGGCGCTACTACCCCGCGCCGCTTAACAAGGACCGGCGCGGGCGATCCGAAGACATTGAGGGCCTCACCATCGACGCGGTCCGGGCGCACTATCAGAAGTTCGTGCGGCCGAACAAGGCGATCATCGCGGTGGCGGGCAACATCGAGTGGGGCGCGCTGAAGGCCCGCATCGAGAAGCTGTTCGGCGCGTGGGAGCCCGGTAACGTGCCGGACGTGGTTCCCCAGTCGCACCAACCGAAGTCTGAGCATCTCTTCAAAGATTCGGCCCAAACGCAGATCGCGTTCGCGTACCCGAGCGTACCGATCGGGCACGCCGATTACTTCGCGGCTCGCGCTGCGGAGGGGGTGCTTTCCGGCGGCATGAGCGCGCGACTCTTTACAGAAGTGCGCGAGAAGCGCGGGCTGTGCTACTCCGTCGGCGTGCGGCACGAATCGTTCCGCGATCGCGGCTCGATGATCGGCTACGCGGGTACCGGACCGGACCGCGCCCAAGAGACGCTCGACGTGACGCTCTCCGAACTGCGTAAGCTCAAAGCCGGCGTGACCGTGGACGAGATCGATCGCGTGAAGGCCGGATTGAAATCGTCGCTGATTATGGCAGAGGAGTCCACCGGTGCCCGGGCGAGCAGCATCGCGGGCGACTGGTACTTCCTCGGCCGGGTGCGCTCATTTGATGAGATCCAAGGTGCCATCGACGCGCTGACCCCGGCCGCGGTAATGGCCCACCTGGAGCGCCACCCGGTCCGTGACGTGGCTCTCGTGACCCTTGGTAAGAACCCGTTAACTATTTCTGCGTGA
- a CDS encoding DUF1501 domain-containing protein: MFPSAMSRRELLTRAGVGMGLLGLTQLMGDAGFLASHANAADGLNPLAPKKPPFPAKAKRVIHIFANGGPSQVDTFDPKPALDKYAGKTLPTTNLRTERRTGAAFPSPFKFQKYGKSGLEISEIFANTAKHADDICVIRSMHADVPNHEPSFLLMNCGEPRQIRPSMGSWVTYGLGTENQNLPGFVAMCPNGYPLQENQNWQSGFLPGVFQGTYVDSKHTDVEKLVEYVKNKVTSKTDQRKQLDLLARLNGMHQSARPNDPQLEARIQSFELAARMQTEAGEAFDVTKEPKHVLEAYGPGEQARSLLLARRLIERGVRFVQVSHGPVQPWDSHDDLEKEHRRLAGQVDKAIAALISDLKRLGLFEETLILWGGEFGRTPVVELPTPGSNQGKVNGRDHNHWGFSVWLAGGGVKGGQAIGATDEFGFKAVEKPIHVHDLHATMLHLLGFDHEKFTYRYAGRDFRLTDVHGKVVKEVLA; this comes from the coding sequence ATGTTCCCGTCCGCAATGTCCCGTCGCGAACTGCTGACCCGGGCCGGGGTCGGTATGGGGTTGCTCGGTCTCACGCAGCTCATGGGCGACGCCGGGTTCCTCGCGTCACACGCGAATGCGGCCGACGGACTCAATCCGCTGGCGCCGAAGAAACCGCCGTTCCCCGCGAAGGCGAAGCGCGTCATCCACATCTTCGCCAACGGCGGGCCGTCGCAGGTCGACACCTTCGACCCGAAGCCCGCGCTGGACAAGTACGCGGGCAAGACCCTGCCCACCACGAACCTGCGGACCGAGCGCCGAACGGGTGCCGCGTTCCCGTCGCCGTTCAAGTTCCAGAAGTACGGCAAGAGCGGACTCGAAATTAGCGAGATCTTCGCAAACACTGCGAAGCACGCCGACGACATCTGCGTCATCCGCTCGATGCACGCGGACGTGCCGAACCACGAGCCGTCGTTCCTCCTGATGAACTGCGGCGAGCCGCGGCAGATCCGGCCCAGCATGGGTTCGTGGGTCACCTACGGTCTCGGGACCGAGAACCAGAACCTGCCGGGTTTCGTCGCAATGTGCCCGAACGGGTACCCGCTCCAAGAAAACCAGAACTGGCAGTCCGGGTTCCTCCCCGGCGTGTTCCAGGGCACCTACGTCGATTCCAAGCACACCGACGTGGAGAAGCTCGTCGAGTACGTGAAGAACAAGGTGACCTCGAAGACCGACCAGCGGAAGCAGCTCGACCTGCTCGCGCGGCTCAACGGGATGCACCAGTCCGCGCGCCCCAACGACCCGCAACTCGAAGCACGCATTCAGTCGTTCGAGCTGGCCGCGCGCATGCAGACCGAAGCGGGCGAGGCGTTCGATGTCACCAAAGAACCCAAGCACGTCCTCGAAGCCTACGGCCCCGGGGAGCAGGCCCGCAGCCTGCTACTCGCCCGGCGCCTCATCGAGCGCGGGGTGCGGTTCGTGCAGGTGAGCCACGGGCCGGTGCAGCCGTGGGACAGCCACGACGACCTGGAAAAAGAGCACCGCCGACTCGCGGGCCAAGTCGATAAGGCCATTGCCGCGCTCATCTCCGATCTCAAGCGTCTCGGGCTGTTCGAGGAAACGCTCATCCTGTGGGGCGGCGAGTTCGGGCGCACGCCGGTGGTAGAACTACCCACGCCGGGGTCGAACCAGGGCAAAGTCAACGGCCGCGACCACAACCACTGGGGCTTCTCGGTGTGGCTGGCCGGCGGCGGCGTGAAGGGCGGACAGGCGATCGGCGCGACCGACGAGTTCGGCTTCAAGGCCGTGGAGAAGCCGATTCACGTTCACGACCTGCACGCGACCATGCTCCACCTGCTCGGGTTCGATCACGAGAAGTTCACCTACCGCTACGCCGGGCGCGATTTCCGCCTCACCGACGTTCACGGCAAGGTGGTGAAGGAAGTGTTGGCCTGA
- a CDS encoding RNA polymerase sigma factor, translating into MAALLPILRRAERAEAPVSDAELLDRFGRARDESAFTELVRRHGPVVYRICRRLVGSAGADDAFQATFLVLATKLRAARASNALGGWLAGVAGRVARQMQPGAGRVTKPPRLNGSAQSGKTGPLISRISSGRSTKN; encoded by the coding sequence ATGGCTGCACTCCTCCCGATCCTCCGGCGCGCCGAGCGTGCCGAAGCCCCCGTCTCCGATGCCGAGCTACTCGACCGCTTCGGGCGCGCACGCGACGAATCTGCGTTCACAGAGCTAGTGCGGCGCCACGGGCCGGTGGTGTATCGGATCTGTCGGCGCCTGGTCGGTTCCGCGGGCGCGGATGATGCGTTCCAGGCCACGTTCCTGGTTCTCGCCACCAAACTGCGTGCGGCGCGAGCCTCGAACGCGCTGGGCGGTTGGCTGGCCGGGGTCGCGGGTCGCGTCGCCCGGCAGATGCAACCGGGCGCCGGGCGCGTTACGAAACCGCCGCGGCTGAACGGCAGCGCACAGAGTGGGAAGACCGGTCCGTTGATTTCGCGGATCAGTTCCGGGCGCTCGACGAAGAACTGA
- a CDS encoding M16 family metallopeptidase, with protein MPFHSHRLPNGLQIIGETSPSARSVAVGFFVRTGARDETPAEAGVSHFLEHMMFKGTARRTAEQVNLDFDRIGANNNASTSEENTVYYAAVLPEYLPKVVDVLADMLRPSLRQDDFDTEKKVILEEIKLYDDQPDSVMSDHARRIYYKSHPLGNSVLGTLESVGALTRDQMYAYFSRRYAANNIVASAAGNFDWDEFVKLISDACSTWNTDIVGRENRTEWTDAPGGLHVLTREKVQQEYALFVGNGPPADSKMRYAADTVALAVGDYSGSRLYWELVDPGHAESADFGYAENDGSGAIFVSLTCEPDNTAENLARIEKILKDVQRDGITDAELQQAKNKILSRVVRRSERPMGRMMAIASMWTYTGEYRDVDTELANFDAVTQKDIRAYLDAYPIDRTTVVAFGPMTELNGTVGKAV; from the coding sequence ATGCCCTTTCACTCGCACCGCCTCCCGAACGGGTTGCAGATCATCGGCGAAACCAGCCCCTCGGCGCGGTCCGTTGCGGTCGGGTTCTTTGTTCGCACGGGCGCCCGGGACGAAACCCCGGCCGAGGCCGGCGTGTCGCACTTCCTCGAACACATGATGTTCAAGGGCACCGCGCGCCGGACCGCGGAGCAGGTGAACCTCGACTTCGACCGGATCGGGGCCAACAACAACGCCTCGACCAGCGAGGAGAACACCGTTTACTACGCCGCGGTGCTGCCCGAGTACCTGCCGAAAGTGGTGGACGTGCTCGCGGACATGCTGCGCCCGAGCTTGCGCCAGGACGACTTCGACACCGAGAAGAAGGTGATTCTCGAAGAGATCAAACTGTACGACGACCAGCCGGACTCGGTGATGTCCGATCACGCCCGGCGCATCTACTACAAGTCGCACCCGCTCGGGAACTCGGTCCTGGGCACGCTGGAGAGCGTCGGCGCACTCACGCGCGACCAGATGTACGCTTACTTCTCGCGTCGGTACGCGGCGAACAACATCGTTGCATCCGCGGCCGGGAACTTCGATTGGGACGAGTTCGTCAAACTGATCTCGGATGCGTGCTCGACGTGGAACACGGATATCGTGGGGCGTGAGAACCGCACCGAGTGGACCGACGCACCCGGTGGGCTTCACGTGCTGACGCGCGAGAAGGTCCAGCAGGAGTACGCACTGTTCGTCGGCAACGGCCCGCCGGCCGACTCGAAGATGCGCTACGCGGCCGACACGGTGGCGCTGGCCGTGGGCGACTACAGCGGGAGCCGGTTGTACTGGGAACTCGTCGACCCGGGGCACGCGGAGTCGGCCGACTTCGGGTACGCCGAGAACGACGGGAGCGGCGCGATCTTCGTGTCGCTGACGTGCGAGCCGGACAACACGGCCGAGAACCTCGCCCGCATCGAGAAGATCCTGAAGGACGTTCAGCGCGACGGCATCACCGACGCGGAACTGCAACAGGCGAAGAACAAGATCCTGTCGCGCGTGGTGCGCCGGAGCGAGCGCCCGATGGGGCGGATGATGGCGATCGCGTCCATGTGGACGTACACGGGCGAATACCGCGACGTGGACACCGAACTGGCGAACTTCGACGCGGTTACGCAGAAGGACATCCGCGCGTACCTGGACGCCTACCCGATCGACCGGACCACGGTGGTCGCGTTCGGCCCGATGACGGAGCTGAACGGGACCGTGGGTAAGGCTGTGTGA